TTAATGTTCCAAGAAGTGTGGGGTCGCAGCTTCTGCCGGACCATTGAGAAGCTAGTGGAGGTGGTGCAGGAGTACCCGACAGAGGTGGAGCACATCTATAGCCCTGCCTGTGTGCCGCTGGTGAGGTGTGCAGGTTGCTGTGGGGACGAAAACCTGGAGTGCCATCCCACCCACACCACAAACGTCACCATGCAGGTAAGACAAGGACATGTGCAATCTAATTATTATGGTTACATTTGTGTGATCCATTACTCTATGTGCTGTATTTGCTTCTATTGGTAATCTTAACTGGTGTTATCCCTTAGCTGTTGAAAATCAGGCCATCAGAGCCAGGTCAAGAATATGTTGAGATGACATTTGTGGAGCATCAGACATGTGAATGTAGGTAAGAAAAGAAGTCATTTGTGACATGAAATATTCATAAGTATGCAAATACCAACCCTGTCTACCTAGAAattacatttatgtatttagtgCCATCAAAGTTACAATTTGTATCAACATAATGAGGAAACTTTTCTAATTAATGTTTCTGCAAAGTTGCAAAATATTCACACTGAATATATCTGCTAAAGACTTAAAAATGTGGCCAGTGAACATAATCCAGCTATTATGTTTCCCCAAAACATGCTTGTCAAAACAAAGTATTGGTACATAAACATAATTTCTAGGAGACAGGTTTGGCACATACTTACGACTATTAAATGATGTTGCACCTAGATGATCTTTCTAATTTTTTGATTTGTTCCTCAGAGTCAGGAAACCTATTACGAAGGTTGAAAGGTAAGAACAAGAATGTATTGCTGCATCAGTTTTGAGATTGTTGATAAGAATAATAATTTTTCATCTGAGAGAATGGAAGCTCGTTGGTAATTGTGTTCCCCTTGTAGGAAAAggcaaagaggaagaggaaggaaaagaaaagagagacaaaaaacaaaagaatgtgACAGGTGATGGACAATCTTAGGTGAAAGGTATTCATACATCCCCCAACTATCAAGTAACAGCATTAAAGATCCGttattttttcttatgtttttcaGGTGCCAGAACCCTCGCAGGTAACTGCAGTGGCGACCCGAACCTCCAGTTGCAGTGTGGTTCACTATTTATTTCCAACCCAGCATTCAGAGTTTCATCCGCTCATCTATACTGTGTCTGCAGCCGGAGACTCAAACAGCTGGGTTGTTTTGCTGACATGCCGTCCTGCTGATGGGCAGAGTGTTTGTAATGACAAGCTTTAACCGGAAGTTTGATTAGATTAGTGGAAAGACTGCTGTTACACACCTGACACAATGGACATCCCTGGGAGCCAGTGCAATGTTGAACCAAACAGGCCGACACCTTTTCTTTTATAGCTTATTACTGCATCATTTATTGTAATTTGGTCATTTCTTTGGTATTTAAAAGTGGTTACACATTTTTAGAATCTATATTTATTGATACATCTGAATATTTGGACTAGCACCCTTTTAAAAGtgtgtcatcttttctttaaacattatttgaaAAGCCTTAATTTGTCAtagtaatatactgtatgtcggACAGTTGGTGTGCAGCTGCTTTAAATGCAATAATGAAATGTTTCCGTCTAGCGTTTGAGGAGACAGCGttcaaactaattttttttttgtgaataagATTAGACATAGGACAGTGTTGTCAGACACAATCAGTCACTTCATTAGCTATTCAAATCTTCTACCACACATATGGTGTAACTTGCGAGAACAATa
Above is a genomic segment from Etheostoma spectabile isolate EspeVRDwgs_2016 chromosome 20, UIUC_Espe_1.0, whole genome shotgun sequence containing:
- the pgfb gene encoding placenta growth factor isoform X2; its protein translation is MSWKFPVSFFFSFLSSFAILLECFIECTGSRQPLSTRRHREMKLGLVIQTAVALHLLLSPAQSLPLSSITNTTEVLMFQEVWGRSFCRTIEKLVEVVQEYPTEVEHIYSPACVPLVRCAGCCGDENLECHPTHTTNVTMQLLKIRPSEPGQEYVEMTFVEHQTCE
- the pgfb gene encoding placenta growth factor isoform X1: MSWKFPVSFFFSFLSSFAILLECFIECTGSRQPLSTRRHREMKLGLVIQTAVALHLLLSPAQSLPLSSITNTTEVLMFQEVWGRSFCRTIEKLVEVVQEYPTEVEHIYSPACVPLVRCAGCCGDENLECHPTHTTNVTMQLLKIRPSEPGQEYVEMTFVEHQTCECRVRKPITKVERKRQRGRGRKRKERQKTKECDRCQNPRR